One window of the Zea mays cultivar B73 chromosome 3, Zm-B73-REFERENCE-NAM-5.0, whole genome shotgun sequence genome contains the following:
- the LOC100192587 gene encoding uncharacterized protein isoform X1: MTLGAGAGAAVADMEAGSSGGSSSDERRGRRVTEDWCCACAEGLFLGPPNPMVARYLYALIFLVTNLLAWTLRDYGSSAIAGLQRLKVCQGARRHCLGAEGVLRVSLGCFVFFVVMFLSTVHTRKLHDCRNSWHSDWWPAKIVLWLALTAVAFLAPSPLVQLYGKVAHFGAGAFLVIQLISVTRFIMWLNDWCRSETTQKRCHLLIQAVSIATYVGSLLGVVLMYVWYAPSPACRLNILFITVTLVLVQLMTFVSTRSKVKAGYLAPGLMGIYVVFLCWSAIRSEPHTEVCNRKAEVATSADWVNIASFVIAVVVIVAATFSTGIDSKCLQFKQAEGESEEDDIPYGLGFFHLVFAMGAMYFAMIFVGWNASHTMERWTIDVGWASTWVRVGNEWLAAVVYIWMMIAPVIWKTRQVGSSAET, from the exons ATGACGcttggtgctggtgctggtgccgcCGTGGCCGACATGGAGGCCGGCAGTAGCGGCGGGTCGTCCTCCGACGAGCGGCGCGGGCGGCGGGTCACGGAGGACTGGTGCTGCGCCTGCGCGGAGGGGCTCTTCCTGGGGCCGCCCAACCCGATGGTGGCGCGCTACCTGTACGCGCTCATCTTCCTCGTCACCAACCTCCTCGCCTGGACCCTCCGCGACTACGGCAGCTCCGCGATCGCCGGGCTCCAGC GGCTCAAGGTCTGCCAGGGCGCGCGCCGCCACTGCCTGGGCGCGGAGGGCGTGCTGCGGGTCAGCCTCGGCTGCTTCGTCTTCTTCGTCGTCATGTTCCTGTCCACCGTGCACACCAGGAAGCTGCACGACTGCCGCAACTCGTGGCACTCCGACTGGTGGCCGGCGAAGATCGTCCTCTGGCTCGCACTCACCGCCGTCGCCTTCCTCGCGCCGTCGCCGCTCGTCCAGCTCTACG GGAAGGTGGCGCATTTCGGAGCAGG GGCGTTCCTGGTGATCCAGCTCATCAGCGTCACCAGGTTCATCATGTGGCTCAACGACTGGTGCCGGTCAGAGACCACCCAGAAGAGATG CCACTTGCTGATCCAGGCGGTGTCCATCGCCACGTACGTGGGGTCGCTGCTGGGGGTCGTGCTCATGTACGTGTGGTACGCGCCCAGCCCGGCCTGCAGGCTCAACATCCTCTTCATCACCGTCACGCTGGTGCTCGTGcagctcatgaccttcgtctccaCGCGCTCCAAG GTGAAGGCAGGGTACCTGGCGCCTGGGCTGATGGGGATCTACGTCGTGTTCCTGTGCTGGTCGGCGATCAGAAG CGAGCCGCACACGGAGGTCTGCAACAGGAAGGCAGAAGTCGCCACGAGCGCAGACTGGGTGAACATCGCG AGCTTTGTGAtcgccgtcgtcgtcatcgtgGCGGCGACCTTCTCGACGGGGATCGACTCCAAGTGCCTCCAG TTCAAGCAGGCGGAGGGGGAGTCGGAGGAGGACGACATCCCCTACGGCCTGGGCTTCTTCCACCTGGTGTTCGCCATGGGCGCCATGTACTTCGCCATGATCTTCGTCGGCTGGAACGCGAGCCACACCATGGAGAG GTGGACGATCGACGTCGGGTGGGCGAGCACGTGGGTGCGCGTCGGCAACGAGTGGCTGGCGGCAGTCGTGTACA TATGGATGATGATCGCGCCCGTCATCTGGAAGACGAGGCAGGTGGGATCGTCGGCAGAGACGTGA
- the LOC100192587 gene encoding uncharacterized protein isoform X2, translating into MTLGAGAGAAVADMEAGSSGGSSSDERRGRRVTEDWCCACAEGLFLGPPNPMVARYLYALIFLVTNLLAWTLRDYGSSAIAGLQRLKVCQGARRHCLGAEGVLRVSLGCFVFFVVMFLSTVHTRKLHDCRNSWHSDWWPAKIVLWLALTAVAFLAPSPLVQLYGKVAHFGAGAFLVIQLISVTRFIMWLNDWCRSETTQKRCHLLIQAVSIATYVGSLLGVVLMYVWYAPSPACRLNILFITVTLVLVQLMTFVSTRSKVKAGYLAPGLMGIYVVFLCWSAIRSEPHTEVCNRKAEVATSADWVNIASFVIAVVVIVAATFSTGIDSKCLQFKQAEGESEEDDIPYGLGFFHLVFAMGAMYFAMIFVGWNASHTMERWTIDVGWASTWVRVGNEWLAAVVYSE; encoded by the exons ATGACGcttggtgctggtgctggtgccgcCGTGGCCGACATGGAGGCCGGCAGTAGCGGCGGGTCGTCCTCCGACGAGCGGCGCGGGCGGCGGGTCACGGAGGACTGGTGCTGCGCCTGCGCGGAGGGGCTCTTCCTGGGGCCGCCCAACCCGATGGTGGCGCGCTACCTGTACGCGCTCATCTTCCTCGTCACCAACCTCCTCGCCTGGACCCTCCGCGACTACGGCAGCTCCGCGATCGCCGGGCTCCAGC GGCTCAAGGTCTGCCAGGGCGCGCGCCGCCACTGCCTGGGCGCGGAGGGCGTGCTGCGGGTCAGCCTCGGCTGCTTCGTCTTCTTCGTCGTCATGTTCCTGTCCACCGTGCACACCAGGAAGCTGCACGACTGCCGCAACTCGTGGCACTCCGACTGGTGGCCGGCGAAGATCGTCCTCTGGCTCGCACTCACCGCCGTCGCCTTCCTCGCGCCGTCGCCGCTCGTCCAGCTCTACG GGAAGGTGGCGCATTTCGGAGCAGG GGCGTTCCTGGTGATCCAGCTCATCAGCGTCACCAGGTTCATCATGTGGCTCAACGACTGGTGCCGGTCAGAGACCACCCAGAAGAGATG CCACTTGCTGATCCAGGCGGTGTCCATCGCCACGTACGTGGGGTCGCTGCTGGGGGTCGTGCTCATGTACGTGTGGTACGCGCCCAGCCCGGCCTGCAGGCTCAACATCCTCTTCATCACCGTCACGCTGGTGCTCGTGcagctcatgaccttcgtctccaCGCGCTCCAAG GTGAAGGCAGGGTACCTGGCGCCTGGGCTGATGGGGATCTACGTCGTGTTCCTGTGCTGGTCGGCGATCAGAAG CGAGCCGCACACGGAGGTCTGCAACAGGAAGGCAGAAGTCGCCACGAGCGCAGACTGGGTGAACATCGCG AGCTTTGTGAtcgccgtcgtcgtcatcgtgGCGGCGACCTTCTCGACGGGGATCGACTCCAAGTGCCTCCAG TTCAAGCAGGCGGAGGGGGAGTCGGAGGAGGACGACATCCCCTACGGCCTGGGCTTCTTCCACCTGGTGTTCGCCATGGGCGCCATGTACTTCGCCATGATCTTCGTCGGCTGGAACGCGAGCCACACCATGGAGAG GTGGACGATCGACGTCGGGTGGGCGAGCACGTGGGTGCGCGTCGGCAACGAGTGGCTGGCGGCAGTCGTGTACAGTGAGTGA